Proteins encoded by one window of Halomonas sp. SH5A2:
- a CDS encoding PhoH family protein, with amino-acid sequence MVRLDKKATRLYVLDTNVLIHDPAALYHFDEHDVVIPMTVLEELDKHKNGIREIARTARQISRTLSDLTSQVTFDEIQSGIPIPRITGESGKLHFLCYRDLKPFDSLDDSPDNRILAETCRLREERPDASVILITKDINLRVKAAALKVPVEDYLNDQAFDDSDAMIEGAQVYTSAGPHGASLWEALNVDVTVERIDHHTFYQLSGDMPRHWHVGMLVSDSENGAEFEAIVRELGPSSARLQLLTNYRHHAGVWGVHAHDSRQNFTLNLLMDPEIDLVTIAGNAGTGKTFMTLAAAFQQTLDQKQFERIVFTRAPIPMGEDIGFLPGTEEEKMSPWMGAFHDNMDNLLRNDEGESTWDNGATRQLIGSRVQIRAPSFMRGRTLNDTFLIIDEAQNFTPKQLKSLVTRAGRNTKIVCLGNVGQIDTPYLTANTCGMAAVVERFRDWPHAGHITLKSVERSRLALAAEELL; translated from the coding sequence ATGGTACGACTCGATAAGAAAGCAACCAGGCTTTACGTGTTGGACACCAATGTCCTGATTCATGATCCCGCCGCGCTCTACCACTTTGACGAGCACGATGTCGTTATCCCCATGACCGTCCTAGAGGAGTTGGACAAGCACAAAAACGGTATCCGCGAAATCGCCCGTACAGCGCGCCAGATCAGCCGTACGCTTTCAGACCTCACCAGCCAAGTCACCTTCGACGAAATTCAAAGCGGTATCCCGATTCCACGTATCACCGGCGAGTCCGGCAAGCTGCACTTTCTTTGCTACCGGGATCTCAAACCCTTTGACTCCCTGGACGACAGTCCCGATAACCGTATCCTCGCCGAAACCTGTCGGCTGCGCGAGGAACGCCCCGATGCCTCGGTCATTCTGATTACCAAGGATATCAACCTGCGGGTCAAGGCGGCAGCGTTGAAAGTCCCTGTTGAGGATTACCTGAATGATCAAGCGTTCGACGATAGCGACGCGATGATCGAAGGCGCCCAGGTATACACCTCTGCAGGCCCGCACGGCGCCTCGCTTTGGGAAGCGCTTAATGTGGACGTAACCGTCGAGCGAATCGACCATCACACCTTCTACCAACTGAGTGGCGACATGCCGCGTCACTGGCATGTGGGTATGCTGGTGTCGGATAGCGAAAACGGCGCTGAATTCGAGGCGATCGTTCGCGAGTTGGGGCCTTCCTCGGCACGCCTGCAACTGCTCACCAACTACCGTCACCATGCGGGCGTCTGGGGAGTTCACGCCCACGACAGTCGGCAAAACTTCACCCTTAACCTACTGATGGACCCGGAGATTGACCTTGTCACCATCGCCGGTAACGCGGGCACCGGCAAAACCTTCATGACCCTGGCCGCCGCCTTTCAGCAAACCCTGGACCAAAAGCAGTTCGAACGCATCGTGTTTACCCGGGCGCCCATTCCCATGGGCGAGGACATCGGCTTTCTACCCGGCACCGAGGAGGAAAAAATGTCGCCGTGGATGGGCGCCTTCCACGACAACATGGACAACCTGCTGCGTAATGATGAAGGCGAATCGACCTGGGATAACGGCGCCACACGGCAGCTGATCGGCTCGCGGGTGCAGATCCGCGCGCCGAGTTTCATGCGTGGCCGCACGCTCAACGATACCTTCCTGATCATCGACGAGGCGCAAAACTTCACTCCCAAACAGCTGAAATCCCTGGTCACCCGAGCTGGGCGCAATACCAAAATCGTCTGTCTGGGTAACGTCGGGCAGATCGACACCCCTTACCTGACCGCCAATACCTGCGGCATGGCCGCCGTGGTAGAGCGATTCCGCGACTGGCCACACGCCGGGCATATCACGCTGAAAAGCGTCGAGCGTTCACGCTTGGCACTGGCCGCCGAAGAACTCCTGTAA
- a CDS encoding ABC transporter ATP-binding protein, with the protein MLSRMLAPLFRYFETRVDPYPEGNVTTPPKGLAAFIWHFSRPVWPLLLLMSLLTAFVSAAEVVFFSYMGELVDWLGNVERKNFWAEHGLWLSGVGVLVLIGLPLLVLAQSLVTHQSIFGNYPMIGRWLSHRHMLSQSLAFYQDEFAGRVSQKVMQTALAIRETVTKVMDLLVYAIVYFTGAAILLGRADPWLLLPLGLWLAGYLAIMWFFVPRLRDVSMAQADARAQMTGRVVDSYSNIQTIKLFADTQREQGYAKDAMEGFMGTVHRQMRLVTIMSVCLTLLNTALLVGIAGMAISAWYLDAISLGVLAIAIALVMRIRFMSDWILWEVAGLFENIGTVQDGMNTIAQEPAVRDTPDAQALSVPQGAIAFEALRFGYEQAKGENKTVFDGLNLTIAPGEKIGLIGRSGAGKSTLANLLLRFYDLQGGRIVIDGQDIAGVTQTSLRHQIGMVTQDTSLLHRSLRDNIRYGSPHANDDDVWEAVCRAHADTFINDLVDPKGRRGLDAHVGERGVKLSGGQRQRIAIARVLLKNAPILVLDEATSALDSEVEAAIQEQLDTLMQGKTVIAIAHRLSTIAMLDRLIVVDEGRIVESGTHTQLLEQNGIYARLWRRQSGGFIGLDVDAVSPNV; encoded by the coding sequence ATGCTCTCGCGTATGCTTGCGCCATTGTTTCGTTACTTTGAAACGCGCGTTGACCCCTATCCCGAAGGCAACGTGACCACGCCACCCAAGGGGCTGGCGGCGTTCATCTGGCATTTTTCCCGCCCGGTTTGGCCACTGTTGCTGCTGATGTCGCTGTTGACTGCCTTTGTCTCCGCCGCAGAGGTGGTGTTCTTTAGCTACATGGGCGAGCTGGTGGACTGGCTCGGCAACGTGGAGCGGAAGAACTTCTGGGCCGAGCATGGCCTGTGGCTTTCCGGGGTAGGGGTTCTGGTGTTGATCGGCTTGCCGCTGTTGGTATTGGCGCAGTCATTGGTGACGCATCAAAGTATCTTCGGCAACTACCCGATGATTGGCCGCTGGCTATCGCATCGGCATATGCTCAGCCAGAGCCTGGCGTTTTATCAGGACGAGTTTGCCGGGCGGGTGTCGCAGAAAGTCATGCAGACGGCGCTGGCGATTCGCGAAACCGTCACCAAGGTGATGGACCTGCTGGTCTACGCGATCGTGTATTTCACCGGCGCGGCTATCTTGCTGGGCCGTGCGGACCCTTGGCTACTGCTGCCCTTGGGCCTTTGGCTGGCAGGCTATCTGGCGATCATGTGGTTTTTTGTGCCGCGCCTGCGGGATGTCTCCATGGCTCAGGCGGATGCCCGCGCCCAGATGACCGGGCGCGTGGTGGACAGCTACAGCAATATTCAGACCATCAAGCTGTTCGCCGACACCCAGCGGGAACAGGGCTACGCCAAGGATGCCATGGAAGGCTTCATGGGTACCGTCCACCGCCAGATGCGCCTGGTCACCATCATGAGCGTGTGCCTGACGCTGCTGAATACGGCACTGCTGGTGGGCATAGCGGGGATGGCGATCAGCGCCTGGTACCTTGACGCGATTTCATTGGGCGTGCTCGCCATTGCCATTGCGCTGGTCATGCGGATCCGTTTCATGTCGGACTGGATTTTATGGGAAGTCGCTGGGCTCTTTGAAAATATCGGCACGGTACAGGACGGCATGAACACCATCGCCCAGGAGCCCGCCGTACGTGATACACCTGACGCCCAGGCGTTAAGCGTTCCCCAGGGAGCGATTGCTTTCGAGGCGCTGCGCTTTGGCTACGAACAAGCCAAGGGCGAGAACAAAACCGTGTTCGACGGTTTGAATCTGACGATTGCCCCGGGTGAGAAAATCGGCCTGATCGGTCGCTCAGGGGCGGGTAAATCGACGCTTGCCAATCTGCTGCTGCGTTTTTATGACCTTCAGGGCGGGCGCATTGTTATCGATGGCCAAGACATCGCCGGGGTTACGCAAACCTCGCTGCGCCATCAGATTGGCATGGTGACCCAGGACACCTCGCTACTTCACCGTTCGCTGCGCGATAACATCCGCTACGGCAGTCCCCACGCCAATGATGACGATGTCTGGGAAGCTGTATGTCGCGCCCATGCAGATACCTTTATCAACGATCTGGTTGACCCTAAAGGGCGGCGTGGGTTGGACGCCCATGTGGGCGAGCGCGGCGTTAAGCTGTCCGGTGGCCAGCGACAGCGCATCGCGATTGCCCGCGTGTTGCTCAAGAATGCACCGATTCTGGTCCTGGATGAAGCCACCTCGGCGCTGGACTCCGAGGTGGAAGCCGCCATCCAGGAGCAGCTTGATACGCTGATGCAAGGTAAGACGGTGATTGCGATCGCCCATCGGCTTTCCACTATTGCGATGCTCGACCGGCTCATCGTGGTCGATGAGGGGCGGATTGTTGAAAGCGGCACCCATACCCAATTATTGGAACAGAATGGCATTTATGCGCGCCTTTGGCGTCGACAGTCGGGTGGCTTCATCGGCCTTGATGTCGATGCTGTTAGCCCCAATGTTTAA
- a CDS encoding proton-conducting transporter transmembrane domain-containing protein — protein MMSLLLALSLLWPLGVAMLVVGQVCRTPAGKRDYFSWWWLSAAWPALLLAYGGEAQWTIDVWMLGGEWALNALTRPWLAFTALLWSLAALHARGYFAAEQKQARSGDQAAQRRLARLSLLWPLTLLGNVMLIIAQDIASFYLGFALMTFAAYALVVHSGTEEARLGARAYIILAVQGEGLILGGFLWSAGEADTLTLQGVRESILVAEHGAWMAALLCLGFGVKAGVIGLHVWLPLAHPVAPAPASAVLSGAMIKAGLLGWISVLPLGEAGMSAPLTQFGQMMLVAGLAAAFLAALYGVFQHHPKAVLAYSSISQMGMLTALVAMGLVAPDVWSMLWPGVVLFAAHHALAKGSLFMGTSISEHMPRWSLALIWPLLALPGISLAGAIGAGMVTKWAVKSPLYEMHHESLIKLLSWAAVGTAALVSIALWRQWQQRQPGGSNGWQWGAWLAGIAAALITPLWLPLPAESVAMPPLKEWLGIIWPLPVGIALVAAGRLLLCFINVTAPPAGDLWWIYAGVTAAGLEPVRRISHWCSELKTACVVSCRKVESTLMDALTRMLKAENWMRHHASGLMMALAVLLAALLIWEGQR, from the coding sequence ATGATGTCGCTGCTGTTGGCACTGTCACTGCTATGGCCGCTCGGCGTGGCGATGCTGGTGGTGGGGCAGGTTTGCCGCACCCCTGCCGGAAAGCGTGACTACTTTTCGTGGTGGTGGCTAAGCGCCGCCTGGCCGGCATTGTTGTTAGCCTACGGCGGCGAAGCCCAGTGGACAATCGATGTCTGGATGCTGGGTGGGGAGTGGGCGTTGAACGCGCTAACCCGTCCGTGGCTGGCCTTTACCGCCTTACTATGGAGCCTGGCAGCCCTGCATGCTAGAGGCTACTTTGCCGCCGAGCAGAAGCAAGCGCGAAGCGGTGATCAAGCCGCCCAACGTCGGCTGGCGCGCTTATCGTTGTTGTGGCCGTTAACCCTGCTTGGCAACGTGATGCTGATCATCGCGCAGGATATTGCCAGTTTTTACCTGGGCTTCGCGCTGATGACATTTGCGGCCTATGCGCTGGTGGTGCATAGCGGCACCGAGGAGGCTCGTCTGGGGGCCAGGGCTTACATCATCCTGGCTGTCCAGGGAGAGGGACTGATCCTGGGTGGCTTTTTATGGTCAGCGGGTGAAGCCGACACGCTAACACTGCAAGGGGTACGCGAAAGCATCCTGGTGGCTGAGCATGGCGCTTGGATGGCTGCCTTGCTGTGCCTGGGTTTTGGGGTGAAAGCGGGCGTTATCGGGCTGCACGTATGGCTGCCCCTGGCCCACCCGGTAGCGCCTGCGCCTGCCAGCGCCGTATTGAGCGGTGCAATGATCAAAGCGGGGCTACTGGGATGGATCAGCGTATTACCCCTGGGCGAAGCGGGGATGTCAGCGCCGTTAACACAATTTGGTCAAATGATGCTCGTGGCGGGCCTCGCAGCGGCTTTTCTGGCGGCACTCTACGGGGTGTTTCAGCACCATCCCAAGGCCGTATTGGCTTACTCAAGCATCAGCCAGATGGGCATGCTGACAGCGCTGGTGGCGATGGGGCTGGTGGCTCCGGACGTCTGGTCAATGCTGTGGCCGGGAGTGGTGCTGTTTGCCGCCCATCACGCGCTGGCTAAAGGTTCGCTGTTTATGGGGACCAGTATCAGCGAGCATATGCCGCGTTGGTCGTTGGCTTTAATCTGGCCACTTCTGGCGTTGCCGGGCATTTCCCTGGCCGGTGCCATCGGCGCGGGCATGGTGACTAAGTGGGCTGTCAAAAGCCCGCTCTACGAAATGCACCATGAGTCATTGATCAAACTGCTTAGTTGGGCAGCCGTCGGCACGGCAGCGCTGGTGAGTATTGCGCTTTGGCGACAGTGGCAGCAGCGTCAGCCTGGGGGTAGCAATGGCTGGCAGTGGGGAGCTTGGTTGGCGGGCATTGCCGCGGCACTGATAACGCCGCTGTGGCTGCCGTTACCCGCAGAGAGCGTTGCGATGCCGCCCCTGAAGGAATGGCTGGGGATCATATGGCCGCTCCCCGTCGGCATTGCGCTGGTGGCCGCGGGTCGTCTTTTGCTTTGCTTTATCAATGTGACGGCGCCACCGGCTGGCGATCTGTGGTGGATATATGCAGGCGTCACCGCTGCTGGGTTGGAGCCTGTTAGGCGTATTAGCCATTGGTGCTCCGAGTTGAAAACGGCCTGCGTGGTATCATGTCGGAAGGTCGAGAGCACTCTGATGGACGCTTTAACTCGCATGCTGAAGGCTGAAAACTGGATGCGCCATCATGCCAGTGGTTTGATGATGGCGCTTGCCGTATTGCTTGCGGCGTTACTGATATGGGAAGGCCAGCGATGA
- a CDS encoding PA4780 family RIO1-like protein kinase: MKIPKRLQPLVDDGMIDEVLMQLMSGKEAQVYVVRCGEEERCAKVFKEAKQRSFKQAAQYQEGRKERNSRRARAMSKKTRYGQKEQEQAWLNAEVDALYRLAGAGVRVPEPHGFVDGVLLMEMITDADGNVAPRLDEVTLTPEQAEAYFAKVIQDVVRMLCAGLIHGDLSEFNVLVDADGPVIIDLPQAVDAAGNNSAAAMLYRDVDNMRSYFGQYAPALLDTHYGKEMWALYESGELHPDSKLTGHFDFDTHIADVDELMEVIDDAKEEEADRQARMRDDGEDDGEIPQPY, from the coding sequence ATGAAAATCCCTAAACGATTACAGCCCTTGGTCGATGACGGCATGATCGACGAAGTACTGATGCAATTGATGAGCGGTAAGGAAGCCCAGGTCTACGTGGTGCGTTGCGGTGAAGAGGAACGCTGCGCCAAGGTCTTTAAAGAAGCCAAGCAGCGTAGTTTCAAGCAAGCCGCGCAGTACCAGGAAGGTCGTAAGGAGCGTAACAGTCGCCGCGCCAGGGCAATGTCCAAGAAAACCCGTTACGGCCAGAAAGAACAGGAGCAGGCCTGGCTCAATGCGGAAGTCGATGCGCTTTACCGGCTGGCCGGGGCAGGGGTGCGGGTCCCCGAGCCCCACGGCTTTGTGGATGGCGTCCTGCTAATGGAAATGATCACCGACGCCGACGGCAACGTGGCCCCACGCCTTGATGAAGTCACCTTGACGCCGGAACAGGCAGAGGCTTACTTCGCGAAGGTGATTCAGGATGTTGTGCGCATGCTGTGCGCCGGTTTGATTCACGGCGATTTGTCGGAATTCAACGTGCTGGTGGATGCCGATGGCCCGGTGATTATCGATCTTCCCCAGGCCGTGGATGCCGCTGGTAATAACAGCGCCGCGGCGATGCTATACCGCGATGTGGATAACATGCGCAGCTATTTCGGCCAGTACGCCCCCGCGCTTCTCGACACCCATTACGGTAAAGAAATGTGGGCCCTGTACGAATCCGGCGAGCTGCACCCCGACAGCAAGCTCACCGGTCACTTCGACTTTGATACCCACATCGCCGACGTGGATGAACTGATGGAAGTCATCGACGACGCCAAAGAGGAAGAAGCCGATCGCCAGGCGCGCATGCGCGACGACGGTGAGGATGACGGGGAAATCCCACAGCCCTATTGA
- the dbpA gene encoding ATP-dependent RNA helicase DbpA, with product MSDTSFASLALPSALASNLDSLGYHHMTPVQAQSLPPMLAGCDVMAQAKTGSGKTAAFGLALLAELRVETYAVQGLVLCPTRELADQVAEELRRLARAMPNVKILTLCGGAPLGPQLSSLDHGAHIVVGTPGRIDEHLRKGSLTLGSLTTLVLDEADRMLDMGFQETIDAIIADTPADRQTLLFSATFPDEQASGGLAAMTRGVMHDPVTVKVAEVHDATTIDQHFYQVASEDARFAALKQLLLVNRPTTSVVFCNTKRETQAVADQLVDAGFSAVALHGDLEQKDRDRLLVLFANQSASILVATDVAARGLDIAQLDAVFNYQIARELDVHVHRVGRTGRAGASGIACTLVTPKETYRLEKLADVLGETLTTEPLPKATNAAPFEPPMATLQLAGGKKDKLRPGDILGALTSEGGLRGDQVGKIKVLARSAYVAVVQDKVQQAQAKLERDKLKGRAFRVRRIRH from the coding sequence GTGTCCGACACTTCTTTTGCTTCTCTGGCGCTGCCAAGCGCACTCGCCAGTAATCTCGACTCGCTGGGTTATCACCACATGACCCCGGTTCAGGCACAAAGCCTGCCGCCGATGCTGGCCGGCTGCGATGTCATGGCCCAGGCTAAAACCGGCTCGGGTAAAACCGCCGCCTTTGGACTGGCACTGTTGGCCGAACTGCGCGTTGAGACGTATGCGGTCCAGGGGTTGGTGCTGTGCCCCACCCGGGAGCTTGCGGATCAGGTGGCTGAGGAATTGCGCCGCCTGGCTCGGGCGATGCCAAACGTGAAAATCCTCACGCTGTGCGGGGGTGCGCCGCTGGGGCCGCAACTTTCATCGTTGGACCACGGCGCGCATATCGTGGTGGGCACGCCAGGGCGCATTGACGAGCACTTGCGCAAAGGCTCTTTGACGCTTGGTTCGCTAACGACCCTGGTGCTGGATGAAGCCGACCGCATGCTGGATATGGGCTTTCAGGAAACGATTGACGCCATCATTGCTGACACCCCAGCGGATCGCCAAACGCTGCTGTTTAGCGCCACCTTCCCGGACGAGCAGGCATCTGGCGGGCTGGCGGCGATGACGCGAGGCGTGATGCACGACCCGGTGACGGTCAAGGTGGCCGAGGTTCATGATGCCACCACCATCGACCAGCATTTCTATCAAGTCGCAAGCGAAGACGCCCGCTTTGCCGCACTCAAACAGCTGCTGTTGGTTAACCGGCCGACCACCAGCGTGGTGTTCTGCAATACCAAGCGCGAGACGCAGGCGGTGGCCGACCAGCTGGTAGACGCCGGTTTTAGTGCCGTCGCGCTGCACGGCGATCTGGAGCAGAAGGACCGCGATCGACTGCTTGTCTTGTTTGCCAATCAAAGCGCGTCTATTTTGGTAGCCACCGATGTGGCGGCCCGTGGGTTGGATATCGCCCAACTGGATGCGGTGTTCAACTACCAGATCGCCCGTGAGTTGGACGTCCACGTCCACCGCGTGGGCCGCACCGGGCGGGCAGGCGCGAGTGGCATTGCCTGCACTCTGGTAACTCCCAAGGAAACCTACCGGCTGGAAAAATTAGCCGACGTGCTGGGTGAAACCTTGACCACCGAGCCGCTGCCCAAGGCGACAAATGCTGCGCCGTTTGAGCCGCCTATGGCGACCCTTCAATTGGCCGGCGGCAAGAAAGACAAGTTGCGCCCCGGCGATATTTTGGGTGCACTGACCAGTGAAGGCGGCTTGCGCGGTGACCAGGTAGGCAAGATAAAAGTGCTTGCTCGCAGCGCCTATGTGGCGGTTGTGCAGGATAAGGTTCAGCAGGCCCAGGCAAAGCTTGAGCGTGATAAATTGAAAGGGCGAGCCTTTCGCGTCCGTCGCATTCGCCATTAA
- a CDS encoding YihY/virulence factor BrkB family protein, which yields MDKFTRGRKAELPKEIPKPGWLDIVWRVSRAARRDRIMFLAAGVAFYALLALFPTIAAVISLWGLFFDPSEASQQLYNLIRLMPPEAAELIDNQAQDVVDSIGSSSEVAALVSLLIAMYIASKGVSGLIVGLNVVYGEQEQRSVWRLAVLVTTMTFGMIGMTLLTLGFIGLVPMLVDALAVVSPLDRIIDFMRWPALLVMMSAVIALLYRFAPYRRAAKWEWLSVGTMVATLLWLLGSGGLSLYVRYFSNVSELYGSLGAVVVLMLWFLLSAFVVLLGAEINCELERQTQKDTTIGKERPLGEREAYAADTLGRQHPWYEQDDAHTPTDDSRRD from the coding sequence ATGGATAAATTCACCCGTGGCCGCAAAGCCGAACTCCCCAAGGAAATTCCCAAGCCAGGCTGGCTCGACATTGTTTGGCGTGTTTCGCGCGCGGCACGCCGTGACCGCATCATGTTTCTGGCGGCGGGTGTCGCCTTCTATGCGCTGCTTGCTTTGTTTCCGACCATTGCGGCGGTGATCTCTCTCTGGGGGCTGTTTTTCGATCCGAGTGAAGCCAGCCAGCAACTCTATAACCTTATCCGTTTGATGCCTCCCGAGGCGGCCGAGCTGATCGATAACCAGGCTCAGGATGTGGTGGATAGCATTGGGTCGAGCAGTGAAGTGGCGGCGCTGGTGAGCCTGTTGATTGCCATGTATATCGCCTCCAAGGGAGTCAGTGGGCTGATCGTGGGGCTGAACGTGGTGTATGGCGAACAGGAGCAACGCAGCGTTTGGCGTTTGGCTGTGCTGGTGACCACCATGACCTTTGGGATGATTGGCATGACGCTTCTGACACTGGGGTTCATAGGCCTGGTGCCGATGCTGGTCGATGCATTGGCGGTCGTTTCACCCTTGGATCGGATTATCGATTTTATGCGCTGGCCCGCTTTGCTGGTGATGATGAGTGCTGTCATCGCGCTGCTTTATCGCTTTGCCCCCTATCGGCGTGCCGCAAAATGGGAGTGGTTAAGCGTCGGCACTATGGTGGCAACGCTGCTGTGGCTGCTGGGGTCGGGCGGCTTATCGCTTTACGTGCGCTATTTTTCCAACGTCAGCGAACTGTATGGCTCCCTGGGGGCCGTGGTGGTGTTGATGCTGTGGTTTTTGCTCTCGGCGTTTGTGGTATTGCTGGGTGCCGAAATCAACTGCGAGCTGGAACGCCAGACGCAAAAGGACACGACCATTGGCAAGGAACGCCCGCTGGGAGAGCGAGAGGCCTACGCCGCCGACACCCTGGGGCGCCAGCATCCTTGGTATGAACAGGACGACGCACATACGCCGACGGACGATTCTCGCCGCGATTAA
- the ybaK gene encoding Cys-tRNA(Pro) deacylase has translation MTPAINSAKSAGIAFQVHEYHHDPTAESYGLEAAEKLCVAAEQVFKTLVVKLDGNQLAVGIVPVTGQLNLKQIAKAAGAKKAAMAQPDEVERTTGYVLGGVSPLGQKKRLATFIDLSADAFATIYVSAGRRGLEIELAPKDLQALSQAQLAPIVA, from the coding sequence ATGACACCCGCGATCAATAGTGCAAAAAGCGCTGGCATTGCTTTTCAAGTCCACGAATACCACCACGACCCAACTGCCGAGTCCTACGGTTTGGAAGCGGCTGAGAAGCTGTGCGTTGCGGCTGAACAGGTATTTAAAACCCTGGTCGTCAAGCTGGATGGCAATCAACTGGCGGTGGGGATTGTGCCCGTCACAGGGCAGTTGAACTTGAAGCAGATCGCCAAAGCTGCGGGGGCCAAAAAAGCCGCCATGGCGCAACCCGATGAAGTGGAGCGCACGACAGGCTATGTGTTGGGTGGTGTCAGCCCGCTGGGGCAGAAAAAGCGCTTGGCCACCTTTATTGACCTTTCTGCAGACGCATTTGCCACGATTTATGTCAGCGCGGGAAGGCGAGGGCTTGAGATCGAGCTGGCGCCCAAGGACCTGCAAGCACTCAGCCAGGCGCAACTGGCCCCTATCGTGGCATGA
- a CDS encoding complex I subunit 5 family protein, with product MNASWLPLTTLLTSLLAATVIFTLPEDARRLRTSVNLLAAVVKIILVSLMVGRVSAGHEDTFSFQVVGNVDFVLRADALGVMFAGLSSLLWLCTTVYAIGYLEGSANRKRFFGFFSLCVASTLGIALAGNLFTFLIFYEMLTLSTYPLVVHAGTQKALNAGRIYLRYTLSAGVVQLLGAVLLYTLTGEHSFSSEEGLGDYLADHRGQLLLIFALLVGGLAVKAAIVPLHGWLPRAMVAPAPVSALLHAVAVVKAGAFGILRVIYDLYGMELSVELGVTTALAVMASITIIYGSLRAMAQQALKPRLAFSTISQVSYVVLGVSLFGPFGTIGALAHLLHQGLMKVTLFFCAGNYAEELGIHRIDEMDGAGRRMPLTSLAFTVGALGMIGLPPMAGFITKWYLGVGAVQAEMYWVVAVLVASSSLNAMYFLPILHRLWFRLGPAHGQGQWPNEQRLGRLETHGWLLWPMVFTALASLGAGLLAGLPFSPLDWASRVASGEYLP from the coding sequence ATGAACGCATCCTGGCTTCCGTTAACGACGCTTTTGACGTCGCTGTTGGCCGCGACGGTCATTTTTACGCTGCCTGAAGATGCACGGCGACTACGCACCAGCGTCAACCTGCTGGCGGCTGTCGTTAAAATCATACTGGTAAGCCTGATGGTTGGTCGGGTCTCGGCAGGCCATGAGGATACCTTTAGCTTTCAAGTAGTGGGCAACGTTGATTTCGTGTTGCGTGCGGATGCGCTTGGGGTGATGTTCGCCGGGCTCTCGTCACTGCTTTGGCTGTGTACGACGGTTTATGCAATAGGTTATCTGGAAGGTTCGGCCAATCGAAAACGCTTCTTTGGCTTCTTCAGCCTGTGCGTTGCCAGTACCCTGGGTATCGCGCTGGCAGGCAATCTGTTCACCTTCTTGATTTTTTACGAGATGTTGACGCTTTCCACCTATCCGCTGGTGGTACACGCGGGCACGCAAAAAGCCCTCAACGCCGGGCGTATTTATCTGCGCTATACGCTAAGCGCCGGCGTTGTGCAGCTGCTGGGGGCTGTTCTGTTGTATACCCTGACCGGTGAGCACTCCTTTTCATCGGAGGAAGGCCTTGGCGATTACCTGGCCGATCATCGGGGCCAGCTACTGCTGATCTTTGCCTTGCTGGTGGGTGGCCTGGCTGTCAAGGCCGCGATAGTGCCGCTGCACGGCTGGCTGCCCAGGGCAATGGTTGCGCCCGCGCCGGTGAGCGCACTGCTGCATGCGGTGGCTGTGGTGAAAGCTGGGGCCTTCGGTATCTTGCGCGTGATTTACGACCTTTACGGCATGGAGCTGAGCGTTGAGCTTGGCGTGACTACTGCCTTGGCGGTGATGGCTTCCATCACGATTATCTATGGCTCGTTGCGCGCGATGGCGCAGCAAGCGCTCAAGCCACGTTTAGCCTTTTCCACCATCAGTCAGGTCTCCTATGTGGTGCTGGGGGTCAGCTTGTTTGGCCCTTTCGGCACGATTGGTGCGCTGGCGCATCTGCTCCATCAAGGGTTGATGAAAGTCACTCTGTTCTTTTGTGCGGGCAATTACGCCGAAGAACTGGGTATCCATCGCATTGACGAAATGGACGGAGCGGGGCGGCGGATGCCGCTTACCAGCCTCGCCTTTACCGTCGGGGCACTGGGCATGATCGGGCTGCCACCGATGGCCGGGTTTATTACCAAATGGTATCTCGGGGTGGGTGCCGTTCAGGCTGAGATGTATTGGGTGGTCGCTGTGTTAGTGGCGAGCAGTAGTCTAAACGCAATGTATTTCCTCCCGATTCTGCACCGCCTGTGGTTCCGTCTAGGGCCGGCGCATGGGCAAGGGCAGTGGCCAAACGAACAGCGTTTGGGTCGCTTAGAGACCCATGGCTGGCTGCTTTGGCCCATGGTGTTTACGGCTCTGGCAAGCCTGGGGGCGGGGCTGTTGGCAGGCTTGCCATTTAGTCCCTTGGACTGGGCAAGCCGCGTCGCCTCGGGGGAGTATCTGCCATGA